Sequence from the Symbiopectobacterium purcellii genome:
CCGGGCTGTTTTTTAATACCGGTTATATTATTTCCACCACGGGTGCTGCGGGTACGCTGTTGTCCTATCTGATTGGTGCGGTGGTGGTGTATCTGGTGATGCTGTCTCTGGGGGAACTGTCGGTGGCGATGCCCGAAACCGGGGCATTTCACGTTTATGCATCACGCTACCTCAGTCCGGCAACGGGCTACACGGTTGCCTGGCTCTATTGGTTGACCTGGACAGTGGCATTGGGTTCGAGCCTGACAGCAGCGGGTTTTTGCATGCAATACTGGTTTCCAACCGTCCCGGTCTGGGTGTGGTGTCTGGTGTTTTGCGTCTTGATTTTTGTCCTGAATGTGATTTCGACGCGTTTTTTTGCCGAGGGCGAGTTCTGGTTCTCTGTGATTAAAGTGATTACCATTCTGGCATTTATTATCCTCGGGGCTGGGGCGATGATCGGCGTCATTCCGCTCAAAGATGGCACGCCTGCGCCACTGTTAACCAACCTCACCGCACACGGGTGGTTCCCCTTCGGTGGCTTGCCTATTCTGATGACCATGGTTGCGGTTAATTTTGCCTTTTCCGGCACCGAATTGATTGGCATTGCTGCTGGTGAGACGGAGAATCCGCATAAAGTGGTGCCGCTGGCGATTCGTACCACCGTTGTGCGCTTGATTGTGTTTTTTGTTGGCACCGTGCTGGTGCTGGCAGCATTGATTCCGATGGAACAGGCGGGAATTGTCAAAAGCCCCTTTGTGCAGGTATTTGAGCGCATCGGTATTCCCTATGCGGCGGATATTTTTAACTTTGTCATTCTGACGGCGATCTTATCGGCGGCTAATTCCGGTCTTTATGCCTCGGGGCGTATGCTGTGGTCGCTTTCAAATGAGAAGACGCTTCCAGCCTGTTTTGCTCGTCTTACGCGACGCGGCATTCCGCTGATTGCGATCTCGGTCAGCATGTTGGGTGGGTTGTTGGCGTTGGCTTCAAGTATCGTTGCCCCCGAT
This genomic interval carries:
- the mmuP gene encoding S-methylmethionine permease — encoded protein: MPQHTTPTPEIPAQSGTFKRAMKARHLIMLSLGGVIGTGLFFNTGYIISTTGAAGTLLSYLIGAVVVYLVMLSLGELSVAMPETGAFHVYASRYLSPATGYTVAWLYWLTWTVALGSSLTAAGFCMQYWFPTVPVWVWCLVFCVLIFVLNVISTRFFAEGEFWFSVIKVITILAFIILGAGAMIGVIPLKDGTPAPLLTNLTAHGWFPFGGLPILMTMVAVNFAFSGTELIGIAAGETENPHKVVPLAIRTTVVRLIVFFVGTVLVLAALIPMEQAGIVKSPFVQVFERIGIPYAADIFNFVILTAILSAANSGLYASGRMLWSLSNEKTLPACFARLTRRGIPLIAISVSMLGGLLALASSIVAPDTVYVALSAISGFAVVAVWLSICASHIAFRRHHLRSGRSLSALNYRAPWFPFTPIAGFLLCLLACVGLAFDPAQRIALWCGLPFVAVCYAAYYFTQRQQTRQLPEEVNNVT